A stretch of the Prosthecobacter dejongeii genome encodes the following:
- a CDS encoding major capsid protein yields the protein MVAAAESAISGMGANVTTLGTAALSVVALIAVFILAKSFLTRGAR from the coding sequence ATGGTCGCAGCAGCAGAATCAGCAATCAGCGGAATGGGCGCAAACGTGACAACCCTGGGCACAGCAGCCCTGTCAGTCGTCGCCCTGATCGCAGTCTTCATCCTCGCTAAGAGCTTCTTGACTCGCGGCGCCCGATAG